In Gulosibacter molinativorax, a single window of DNA contains:
- the nrdF gene encoding class 1b ribonucleoside-diphosphate reductase subunit beta yields the protein MTSISSDLSLTELSITPPAYRHDPAARLRPINWNRVTDDKDLEVWNRLTANFWLPEKVPLSNDIPAWQKMSQEERTLTMRVFTGLTMLDTVQATVGEICQIQDARTEHEEAVYTNIAFMQSVHARSYSSVFSTLTSTPEIDDAYRWAVGNDLLQERCKKVLQHYFGPDPLKRKVSSTLLSSLLLYAGFYLPLHFSVHATLTNTADMIRLILRDKAVHGYYSGYKYQRGLETHSQAEQHEMRDFTFELLEELYELELQYSGELYEPLGLMDDVAVFVRYNANKALMNLGYPGRFSPEETEVNPEILAALSPGSDENHDFFSGSGSSYVMGKGEDTTDADWDF from the coding sequence ATGACCAGCATCTCCTCAGATCTCTCGCTCACCGAGCTCTCCATCACCCCGCCCGCCTACCGCCACGACCCCGCAGCACGCCTCAGACCAATCAACTGGAACCGCGTCACCGACGACAAAGACCTCGAAGTCTGGAACCGACTCACCGCGAACTTCTGGCTCCCCGAAAAAGTGCCCCTCTCCAACGACATCCCCGCCTGGCAGAAAATGAGCCAGGAAGAACGCACCCTCACCATGCGCGTCTTCACCGGGCTCACCATGCTCGACACCGTGCAGGCGACCGTGGGGGAGATCTGCCAGATCCAGGACGCCCGCACCGAGCATGAGGAGGCCGTCTACACGAACATCGCCTTCATGCAGTCCGTGCATGCCCGCTCCTACTCCTCCGTGTTCTCCACGCTCACGTCCACACCGGAGATCGACGACGCGTACCGGTGGGCGGTCGGCAACGACCTGCTGCAGGAGCGTTGCAAGAAGGTGCTGCAGCACTACTTCGGGCCGGATCCGCTCAAGCGTAAGGTCTCGTCGACGCTGCTCTCCTCGCTATTGCTCTATGCGGGGTTCTACCTGCCGTTGCACTTCTCCGTGCACGCCACGCTCACGAACACCGCCGACATGATCCGACTCATCCTGCGCGACAAAGCCGTGCACGGCTACTACTCCGGCTACAAGTACCAGCGCGGCCTCGAAACCCATTCGCAGGCCGAGCAGCACGAGATGCGCGACTTCACCTTCGAGCTACTCGAAGAGCTGTACGAACTGGAACTGCAGTACTCGGGTGAGCTGTACGAACCGCTCGGGCTCATGGACGACGTCGCCGTCTTCGTGCGCTACAACGCGAACAAGGCTCTCATGAACCTCGGCTACCCCGGGCGATTCTCGCCCGAGGAAACCGAGGTAAACCCCGAGATCCTCGCCGCGCTCTCCCCCGGTAGCGATGAGAACCACGACTTCTTCAGCGGTTCAGGGTCGAGCTATGTGATGGGCAAGGGAGAGGACACGACCGATGCCGACTGGGATTTCTGA
- a CDS encoding NADPH-dependent FMN reductase, whose protein sequence is MTQHISVIVGSLRRGSFARKIAQNVLPMFPEAHEARIVEIRDLPLYDFDYDDPDVTDKPVPAEYTAFRETITASAGVLFVTPENNRTIPACLKNAIDIGSKPNSEVAWKGLPVGIISHSVGRMGGYSSQKNLRLALSYFDMPTVGQPEVFLSQSPDLFDGGEEIVRGSTMTYLQDYIDRLSNVVKEHGQSSR, encoded by the coding sequence ATGACCCAGCACATCAGCGTGATCGTCGGGAGCCTGCGCCGCGGCTCCTTCGCCCGCAAGATCGCACAGAACGTCCTCCCGATGTTCCCCGAAGCGCACGAGGCCCGGATCGTGGAGATCCGCGACCTCCCCCTCTACGACTTTGACTACGATGACCCCGATGTCACCGACAAGCCGGTACCGGCCGAGTACACGGCGTTCCGGGAGACGATCACAGCCTCTGCCGGGGTGCTCTTCGTCACGCCCGAGAACAACCGCACCATCCCGGCATGCCTGAAGAACGCCATCGACATCGGCTCCAAGCCCAACAGCGAGGTCGCCTGGAAAGGGCTACCGGTCGGGATCATCAGCCACTCCGTCGGACGCATGGGCGGCTACTCCTCCCAGAAGAACCTCCGCCTCGCACTGTCCTACTTCGACATGCCCACCGTCGGACAGCCGGAAGTCTTCCTCTCACAATCACCGGATCTCTTCGACGGCGGGGAAGAGATTGTTCGCGGATCCACGATGACATACCTGCAGGACTACATAGACCGGCTTTCCAATGTGGTCAAGGAACACGGCCAAAGCTCAAGATGA
- a CDS encoding SDR family NAD(P)-dependent oxidoreductase produces MNEVTWDVKRYSIKRGLRMYRAFGCVVQRVRHRFLSKPGFRKDRVVNRVAVVTGAGSGMGLAIAHSLADAGHRIIALDLNAEAVDATAKAIRRIGAQAVGIGVDVSDRGAVDAALATARAELGGVGIVVTSAGIAPHDHFQDISQALWEKTLAVNLTGTFNVIQSAMPDMVEQGWGRVVTISSQAGQHGAPQQAHYAASKCGVIALTKGIAWDYGKSGITANSIAPGAIDTPMSRAAQARGDVIGEDALRAFIPVGRLGTVDEIAAACKYLCSEESGFVTGQVLGVNGGTAM; encoded by the coding sequence ATGAATGAAGTAACCTGGGATGTGAAGCGGTACAGCATTAAACGAGGACTCAGGATGTATCGGGCTTTCGGCTGCGTGGTGCAGCGGGTTAGGCATCGGTTCCTGAGTAAGCCAGGTTTTCGAAAGGACAGAGTAGTGAATCGAGTTGCAGTTGTTACGGGTGCCGGATCAGGGATGGGATTGGCTATCGCACACTCACTCGCGGATGCCGGACACAGGATCATAGCCCTTGACCTCAACGCAGAAGCGGTTGACGCGACGGCGAAAGCAATACGGCGTATCGGAGCGCAAGCGGTTGGAATAGGAGTTGACGTGTCAGACCGTGGGGCTGTTGATGCCGCTTTGGCAACGGCCCGAGCCGAACTTGGGGGAGTCGGAATCGTGGTCACGAGCGCAGGAATCGCTCCGCATGATCACTTCCAAGACATCTCACAGGCGCTATGGGAGAAGACCTTGGCTGTCAACCTGACGGGGACTTTCAACGTTATCCAGTCCGCGATGCCCGACATGGTCGAGCAGGGGTGGGGGAGGGTCGTAACGATCTCCTCCCAGGCAGGTCAGCACGGGGCACCGCAGCAGGCACATTACGCTGCGTCCAAGTGTGGCGTAATAGCACTGACCAAGGGGATTGCCTGGGACTACGGTAAGTCAGGGATCACCGCCAACTCTATTGCTCCTGGCGCGATCGATACTCCTATGTCTCGAGCGGCGCAGGCCCGTGGTGATGTGATCGGCGAGGACGCACTGCGCGCGTTTATCCCGGTGGGACGCCTTGGCACAGTGGATGAGATCGCAGCGGCCTGCAAGTACCTATGTTCAGAGGAATCTGGGTTCGTTACTGGGCAGGTGCTTGGTGTCAACGGCGGAACCGCGATGTGA
- a CDS encoding Pr6Pr family membrane protein produces the protein MQSETPRARVLPVTARVWYALVAAVVLASITIQVVLLFTGGADSNSGETGDVASVGTRLVRLFMFFTIDSNIVVFITSLLLIENPLRGGFWWEALRLNALIAITVTGIVYAVLLAPNIHIDGWALATMIGLHIVSPIGFVGAWLIFGPRPRISWAVVPAAFVLPAVWIAVTFIRGAIVSWYPYPFLDVGQIGLPAALLNALLILAAAALLAVLYRVIDARIRSVF, from the coding sequence ATGCAATCAGAGACCCCTCGTGCGCGTGTCCTGCCCGTCACTGCCCGCGTTTGGTACGCCCTGGTCGCAGCGGTGGTGCTCGCGTCGATCACGATCCAGGTGGTGCTCCTGTTCACCGGCGGCGCCGACTCCAACTCCGGTGAGACCGGGGACGTTGCGAGTGTCGGTACCCGGCTGGTCCGGCTGTTCATGTTCTTCACCATCGACAGCAACATCGTCGTCTTCATCACCTCTCTCCTCCTGATCGAAAACCCGTTGAGGGGCGGCTTCTGGTGGGAGGCCTTGCGGCTCAACGCGCTCATCGCGATCACTGTGACCGGCATCGTCTACGCGGTGCTGCTCGCGCCGAACATCCACATCGACGGATGGGCATTGGCGACCATGATCGGCCTTCATATCGTCTCCCCGATTGGATTCGTAGGAGCTTGGCTTATCTTCGGGCCGCGCCCGCGCATCAGCTGGGCCGTTGTGCCAGCAGCTTTCGTTCTCCCCGCAGTGTGGATCGCCGTCACGTTCATCCGCGGGGCGATCGTCAGCTGGTATCCCTATCCGTTCCTCGACGTCGGACAGATCGGGCTTCCCGCCGCGCTGTTGAACGCCCTCCTCATCCTGGCCGCGGCCGCGCTGCTCGCCGTCCTCTATCGAGTCATCGACGCGAGGATCCGGAGTGTGTTCTAG
- a CDS encoding P-loop NTPase family protein: MLARGIAAAPALLLVDEPTAQLDQRTAATVSDALANIATEGTIIVVATHDARTRDACTDIIDLGRAA; the protein is encoded by the coding sequence ATGCTGGCGCGCGGCATCGCTGCCGCCCCTGCACTGCTCCTCGTGGACGAACCGACGGCGCAACTCGACCAGCGCACCGCGGCAACGGTGAGCGACGCGCTCGCCAACATCGCTACTGAGGGAACCATCATCGTGGTTGCCACCCACGATGCGCGCACTCGCGATGCCTGCACCGACATCATCGACCTCGGGCGGGCCGCGTGA
- a CDS encoding peptidoglycan-binding domain-containing protein yields the protein MPDVTADPTTGEGTVPAETNRRTGPRLGATLLLLCLAMSAVVASIVSFALYRPIPASLAVAEEPTEVTLIAEEMTDTRSVDLSATLGEDTSINSPATGILTSTACGAGTAIRSGTSTFVVDRTLLVNLRTETPLWRDLAFDNSGTDVAALQRELSRLGYEVTETGRFDWQTWTAWDALVESLGGDTVYGELSLAQVLWLPAIEIMSDTCAIRLGQSVAQGEALVTLANPLLRAAVKSYPADLVPGERKLIVGATDIPIDESGQITSDGLAALAETDEFKRYAQSPDDSSLQADLVLVSSVTVYPVPPAAVAMTGENTGCVLFSASEADASAEDSIPVTVVASKLGRSYITFEQTPTSEAIAARAPRGSSCS from the coding sequence ATGCCCGACGTCACCGCTGACCCCACGACGGGGGAAGGCACCGTACCGGCCGAGACGAATCGGCGTACGGGCCCGAGGCTCGGCGCGACACTGTTGCTGCTGTGCCTTGCGATGTCGGCGGTGGTGGCGTCGATCGTTTCGTTCGCCTTGTACCGACCGATCCCGGCGTCTCTTGCGGTAGCGGAGGAGCCCACGGAGGTGACCCTGATCGCCGAGGAGATGACCGACACACGATCAGTCGACCTCTCTGCAACCCTCGGTGAAGATACCTCGATCAATTCTCCGGCCACGGGCATACTCACAAGCACCGCATGCGGAGCCGGCACTGCAATCCGCTCTGGTACCAGCACTTTCGTAGTAGATCGTACGTTGCTGGTAAACCTCCGCACAGAAACTCCGCTCTGGCGCGACCTGGCCTTCGACAACTCAGGAACAGACGTCGCGGCGCTGCAACGAGAACTTTCCAGACTGGGCTACGAGGTCACCGAGACAGGACGATTCGACTGGCAGACCTGGACCGCGTGGGATGCGCTCGTGGAGAGCCTCGGCGGCGACACCGTGTACGGCGAGTTGTCGCTCGCGCAGGTGCTCTGGCTGCCCGCTATCGAGATCATGTCGGACACCTGTGCCATCCGTCTCGGACAATCTGTTGCCCAGGGCGAAGCGCTGGTGACCCTCGCGAACCCGCTGCTGCGCGCAGCCGTCAAGAGCTATCCCGCAGACTTGGTGCCCGGCGAACGGAAACTGATCGTCGGCGCGACGGATATCCCGATCGACGAGTCCGGGCAGATCACTTCCGATGGGCTCGCCGCACTCGCCGAGACCGATGAGTTCAAACGCTACGCGCAGAGCCCGGACGACTCCTCTTTGCAGGCCGACCTCGTCCTCGTATCATCCGTCACCGTGTACCCGGTTCCGCCTGCGGCGGTTGCAATGACTGGCGAGAACACAGGTTGTGTGCTCTTCAGCGCATCTGAGGCAGACGCCTCCGCTGAAGACAGCATCCCGGTCACCGTCGTCGCGTCGAAACTGGGGCGCAGCTACATCACCTTTGAACAGACCCCCACCAGTGAAGCGATCGCTGCACGAGCGCCGAGGGGATCATCATGCTCGTAA
- a CDS encoding sensor histidine kinase, with protein MRKLWAKLSYRTQLTVMIATVMLVGGVTLLVVQYVVLQALLSEAVTVQDNMISDVGEVSGGTPTDDDGTAVLQHGPRWMQADPIVAEVLRGVQLWSGALLLVFVVLAILGAWLVSRQASRRIARVTEATNAITERDLSQRLALPGPDDEIKQLGTAIDSMVARLENAFTRQEAFIANASHEFRTPLATSRMALQLAVRQERVPEDLLPEVESVLASNRRMEELVGALLIVAQCRADAELPQQEVDIVALIPEVVRESSSLGEQTQLTVETLLPERPLVMNANKPLLRTLFANLVGNAIRHNTPGGFVRIELGADSECVRFEITNSGADSFDSTTVGRLTEPFHRGERSRLRNDDGSEAGTGLGLALVESITSLHRGSLELIPRTGGGLRVLLLLPQH; from the coding sequence GTGCGCAAGCTGTGGGCGAAACTGAGCTACCGGACGCAGCTCACCGTCATGATCGCGACCGTGATGCTGGTCGGCGGCGTCACGCTGCTTGTTGTGCAGTATGTCGTGCTCCAAGCACTGCTCTCAGAAGCGGTGACGGTGCAAGACAACATGATTTCCGATGTCGGCGAGGTATCCGGTGGCACTCCGACCGACGACGACGGCACTGCTGTATTGCAGCACGGGCCGCGATGGATGCAGGCTGATCCGATCGTCGCAGAGGTACTCAGAGGAGTTCAGCTGTGGTCTGGTGCGCTGCTGCTCGTGTTCGTAGTGCTCGCCATTCTCGGAGCATGGCTGGTGTCACGGCAGGCAAGTAGACGTATCGCGCGCGTGACGGAGGCAACGAACGCGATTACGGAGCGTGACCTGTCACAACGGCTCGCTCTTCCCGGACCAGATGATGAAATCAAGCAGCTTGGCACCGCCATCGACAGCATGGTCGCACGGTTGGAGAACGCGTTCACTCGGCAGGAAGCGTTCATCGCCAACGCATCGCACGAGTTTCGTACACCGTTGGCGACATCGCGGATGGCACTGCAGCTTGCCGTGAGACAGGAACGCGTACCGGAGGACCTCCTGCCTGAGGTCGAAAGCGTACTGGCATCGAACCGACGCATGGAAGAACTCGTGGGAGCGCTACTGATTGTGGCGCAGTGTCGTGCCGACGCGGAGCTGCCCCAGCAAGAGGTCGATATCGTGGCGCTCATACCCGAGGTGGTGCGTGAGAGTTCCAGCTTGGGAGAGCAGACCCAACTCACCGTTGAGACCCTGCTGCCGGAACGCCCCCTGGTCATGAACGCGAACAAGCCGCTGCTGCGCACCTTGTTTGCGAATCTGGTGGGTAACGCGATTCGCCATAACACTCCCGGCGGCTTCGTGCGTATCGAACTCGGTGCTGATTCCGAGTGCGTCCGATTCGAGATCACAAACTCCGGTGCCGACAGCTTCGACTCGACGACCGTCGGACGGTTGACTGAGCCGTTCCACCGAGGTGAACGATCCCGGCTCCGCAACGACGACGGCAGCGAAGCAGGCACAGGGCTTGGGCTTGCGCTCGTCGAGAGCATCACATCCTTACACCGCGGCTCTCTCGAGCTCATTCCGCGCACAGGCGGCGGGCTACGCGTCCTGCTGTTGCTCCCGCAGCATTGA
- a CDS encoding response regulator transcription factor — MGSGTRILVVEDEVRLAELLQRGLTGEGYLVDVVHDGASALNYLEAGCYEILVLDRDLPILHGDIVARTLRDRGSPVRVLMLTAAAEITDEVTGLNLGADDYLAKPFDYEVLLARLTAIRRRLRSPSGGYEHAGIRLEPGSRRVWCDQLPLHLRPKEFSVLAELVKARGEAVRSVSLFDAVWGDQHGTDEAVVKTVIHSLRKKLGHERIATEHGVGYRVV; from the coding sequence ATGGGTAGCGGCACGCGGATCCTCGTCGTGGAGGATGAGGTGAGACTGGCTGAGCTGCTACAGCGTGGGCTGACAGGGGAAGGCTACCTGGTCGACGTCGTGCACGACGGGGCGAGCGCGCTGAACTATCTGGAAGCTGGCTGCTACGAAATCCTTGTCCTTGACCGGGATCTTCCGATTCTGCATGGTGATATCGTGGCGCGCACCTTGCGGGATCGAGGGAGCCCAGTGCGGGTGCTCATGCTCACCGCAGCCGCCGAGATCACCGATGAGGTCACTGGACTCAATCTCGGAGCCGACGACTACTTGGCCAAACCGTTCGACTACGAGGTACTGCTTGCGCGCCTCACAGCCATCCGGCGGCGATTGCGCTCTCCCAGCGGTGGCTACGAGCACGCCGGAATCAGACTGGAACCAGGATCGCGGCGCGTCTGGTGCGACCAGCTTCCGCTGCATCTGCGGCCGAAAGAGTTCTCAGTGCTCGCGGAACTCGTCAAAGCCAGAGGCGAGGCCGTGCGTTCCGTCTCACTGTTCGACGCGGTATGGGGTGACCAGCACGGCACCGATGAAGCCGTGGTGAAAACAGTGATCCATTCGTTGCGAAAAAAGCTCGGACACGAGCGGATCGCCACGGAGCACGGCGTCGGATATCGGGTGGTGTGA
- a CDS encoding DNA alkylation repair protein, with product MTTQASPDDAHAEAVQSGRAEARTLTEILKVDHGQLLQHVLPSAPADLRDAAQEAGSLGILTRMQTIGAALQSHLTHDACVELTRHPSDTVRGWGWFALAAAHRAEKPGALIRIMRPAADDPHFGVREWAWMAIRPALAEQLHASLHALAELTGDPSERIRRFASETLRPRGVWAKRIDTLKTDPDLGLVILEPLRSDPSRYVQDSVANWINDASKTRPDWAIALAERWRLESPTPPTERIVSRGLRSLRRHSGD from the coding sequence ATGACGACGCAAGCAAGCCCAGACGATGCGCATGCCGAAGCCGTGCAATCAGGACGCGCCGAGGCGCGCACCCTCACCGAGATCCTCAAGGTCGACCACGGACAGCTCCTGCAACACGTCCTCCCATCCGCGCCAGCGGACTTGCGCGATGCGGCGCAGGAAGCGGGATCGCTCGGCATCCTCACCCGCATGCAAACCATCGGCGCCGCACTCCAATCGCACCTCACGCACGACGCGTGTGTCGAACTTACCCGGCACCCCTCGGACACCGTCCGCGGCTGGGGCTGGTTCGCGCTTGCAGCAGCGCACCGTGCGGAGAAGCCAGGTGCGCTGATCCGCATCATGCGGCCCGCCGCGGACGACCCGCACTTCGGCGTGCGCGAATGGGCATGGATGGCGATCCGGCCCGCGCTCGCCGAGCAACTGCACGCGAGCCTGCACGCGCTCGCCGAGCTCACGGGCGACCCGTCCGAGCGCATCCGTCGGTTTGCGAGCGAAACCCTCCGGCCCCGGGGCGTGTGGGCCAAGCGCATCGACACTCTGAAAACTGACCCCGACCTTGGACTCGTGATCCTGGAACCGTTGCGATCCGACCCCTCACGCTATGTACAGGACTCCGTCGCGAACTGGATCAACGACGCATCCAAGACCCGCCCAGACTGGGCGATCGCACTCGCCGAACGATGGCGCCTTGAAAGCCCGACACCGCCTACCGAGCGCATCGTGTCGCGCGGCCTCCGCTCACTCCGCAGACATTCCGGCGACTAG
- a CDS encoding MarR family winged helix-turn-helix transcriptional regulator yields MTSVLDAKHQLLHDRTGGGGSADLVLGLLTTARMIDTACAALLNEYGLSEGRLAVLLAVAETPGSTPARIADRIGVTRATITGLTDGLVTAGLLSRGADQRDRRSLTLHITTAGQQLIDTLAPQYASWLTDIVRGVARDDTSATITTLTAMQRNLAAIP; encoded by the coding sequence ATGACAAGTGTACTGGATGCGAAGCATCAACTGCTCCACGACCGAACCGGGGGAGGAGGATCCGCTGACCTCGTCCTCGGACTGCTCACCACCGCCCGCATGATCGACACCGCCTGCGCCGCCCTCTTGAACGAGTACGGCCTCTCAGAAGGACGCCTCGCGGTCCTCCTCGCCGTGGCCGAGACACCCGGATCGACACCCGCCCGCATCGCAGACCGCATCGGCGTCACCCGCGCGACCATCACCGGCCTGACCGACGGACTCGTCACCGCCGGCCTCCTCTCCCGCGGTGCAGACCAGCGCGACCGCCGATCGCTCACCTTGCACATCACCACAGCGGGGCAACAGCTCATCGACACGCTCGCCCCGCAATACGCGAGCTGGCTGACCGACATCGTGCGGGGCGTTGCGCGCGACGACACCTCCGCAACGATCACGACCCTCACCGCCATGCAACGCAACCTCGCGGCGATCCCATGA
- a CDS encoding Fic/DOC family protein yields the protein MTLFENWGDYWWPGQYEECLRNILHDTTTAGREIHDPDELERIERRLTTIRAAQLIHDPTHVDQTFTPGHYHALHRWLFQGVYEWAGLPRVVTTLKGDSRFADPEDIDRLLALVHDNLGDPARFQGAPRGEFLDALTQTFTGLLMIHPHLEGNGRTSRLYLQQIAARAGYQIEWTQVLAPVLVDATIDAFRLEPDALQHVLRNIVHPLHDTDPAEHLRQRMREMPPPGTPAPHAPPMQPPQQPGGGAYPTPTRRPYDHGSPEDHTLGF from the coding sequence GTGACCCTGTTCGAGAACTGGGGCGACTACTGGTGGCCCGGCCAGTACGAAGAGTGCCTGCGCAACATCCTCCACGACACGACCACCGCCGGGCGAGAGATCCACGACCCCGACGAACTCGAACGCATCGAACGCCGCCTGACCACCATCCGCGCCGCCCAACTCATCCACGACCCCACCCACGTCGACCAGACCTTCACCCCCGGCCACTATCACGCACTGCATCGCTGGCTGTTCCAAGGCGTCTACGAATGGGCTGGCCTCCCGAGAGTCGTCACGACCCTCAAAGGTGACAGCCGTTTCGCGGATCCGGAAGACATCGACAGGCTCCTCGCGCTCGTGCACGACAACCTCGGCGACCCCGCACGCTTCCAGGGCGCGCCGCGCGGCGAGTTCCTGGACGCGCTCACTCAGACCTTCACCGGGTTGCTCATGATCCACCCCCACCTCGAGGGGAACGGACGCACGAGCCGCCTCTACCTGCAACAGATTGCGGCGCGCGCCGGATACCAGATCGAATGGACGCAAGTACTTGCACCCGTCCTCGTCGATGCAACCATCGACGCGTTCCGGCTCGAGCCCGACGCCCTGCAACACGTCCTCCGCAACATCGTCCACCCGTTGCACGACACCGACCCCGCAGAGCATCTTCGGCAGCGCATGCGCGAGATGCCGCCGCCCGGCACTCCCGCCCCGCACGCGCCACCGATGCAACCCCCGCAGCAGCCCGGCGGGGGAGCGTACCCCACCCCGACCCGCCGCCCCTACGACCACGGCAGCCCCGAGGACCACACCCTCGGATTCTGA
- a CDS encoding DUF192 domain-containing protein — protein MYRSPRPARLRPQTLPAALLAATVICGVVMVTIGCSVSSPNQARLDIGGDLELTVELAETSEQQRTGLAGRASLEPGTGMLFPFDPAGPQRVWMAGMSFPIDIAWIRDGRILATDTLSVCITPDPDDCPRWDSPGDVDALLETIAGALDAIEPGTPVRTTD, from the coding sequence ATGTACCGCTCGCCCCGCCCCGCCCGCCTTCGCCCGCAAACGCTCCCGGCCGCGCTCCTCGCCGCCACCGTCATCTGCGGGGTCGTGATGGTCACCATAGGCTGTTCGGTCTCGTCCCCGAACCAGGCTCGCCTTGATATCGGCGGCGATCTCGAGCTCACCGTCGAGCTCGCGGAGACGTCAGAGCAGCAGCGCACCGGCCTCGCAGGGCGCGCGAGCCTTGAACCCGGCACCGGGATGCTCTTCCCCTTCGACCCGGCGGGCCCGCAGCGAGTATGGATGGCAGGCATGAGCTTCCCCATCGATATCGCCTGGATCCGAGACGGTCGCATCCTCGCCACGGACACCCTTTCCGTCTGCATCACGCCCGACCCAGACGACTGCCCCCGCTGGGACTCGCCGGGCGACGTCGACGCACTCCTCGAAACGATCGCAGGTGCGCTCGACGCCATCGAACCGGGCACCCCTGTCCGCACCACAGACTGA
- a CDS encoding DUF6349 family protein: protein MNARTAPGGQLAFDLDAMIHEADVQQAPAWEGAPLHFTADYYAPDDLTAAFERWVFEHGNFGCLQRSHMWHPGYTTAEANTATVGHELRIFDVDLRCTHYREDCSCVGGLLTRGICAPCRWHLDGNEATIVEAWHDHAWPGWRTLPVIPASIAKTDDQNRPTKKYRAWIDEHYPAEWQLPGAPIITERQPYGTRHVPGRSPWQGFDLSHTALTTEPQE from the coding sequence ATGAACGCCCGGACAGCTCCCGGCGGGCAACTCGCCTTTGACCTCGACGCGATGATCCATGAGGCCGACGTACAGCAGGCTCCCGCCTGGGAAGGCGCGCCCCTGCACTTCACCGCCGACTACTACGCACCCGATGACCTCACCGCCGCATTCGAGCGATGGGTGTTCGAGCACGGGAACTTCGGATGCCTGCAACGCTCCCACATGTGGCACCCCGGCTACACGACAGCTGAGGCCAACACCGCCACCGTCGGGCACGAACTGCGTATCTTCGACGTCGACCTGCGCTGCACTCACTACCGCGAGGACTGCTCCTGCGTCGGCGGACTCCTCACGCGCGGGATTTGCGCGCCGTGCCGCTGGCACCTCGACGGCAACGAAGCCACCATCGTCGAGGCCTGGCACGACCACGCCTGGCCCGGCTGGCGGACCCTCCCCGTCATCCCCGCCAGCATCGCGAAGACCGACGACCAGAACCGGCCGACGAAGAAGTACCGGGCATGGATCGACGAGCACTATCCCGCCGAGTGGCAGCTGCCCGGCGCCCCGATCATCACCGAACGCCAACCGTACGGCACCCGCCACGTTCCCGGCCGCAGCCCCTGGCAAGGCTTCGACCTCTCCCACACCGCCCTCACCACCGAACCCCAGGAGTAA
- a CDS encoding thioredoxin domain-containing protein — MNLTVTIHTLPDCVNCERTEQFLTHSGIPHDSTPLPETGPIRDLITEHGYQSAPIVTVTDDTGKLIDHWAGLRPDRILALKSTTR, encoded by the coding sequence ATGAACCTCACCGTCACGATCCACACCCTCCCGGACTGTGTGAACTGCGAGCGAACCGAGCAGTTCCTCACCCACTCCGGCATCCCCCACGACAGCACCCCACTGCCCGAGACCGGCCCGATCCGAGACCTCATCACCGAGCACGGCTACCAGAGCGCCCCCATCGTCACCGTCACCGACGACACCGGGAAGCTCATCGACCACTGGGCAGGCCTGCGCCCCGACCGCATCCTCGCCCTCAAATCCACCACCCGCTGA